The Fodinibius salicampi DNA window AAATAGAGGTAAACAGCCATCTTTTGGTTTTGTATAATTCTTGAACCGTAATAAAAAAAGCGCCTACCGGAATAAATACTACCACCTCAGCCAAAAAAATTCTCCCTAAGCTGAATGTCTCCCCCATTTCTGCCACAATAAAACTGGTGACTGTAAAATTATACAGTACGTAAATAGATGCAGCTACCGCTAAAACTAAACCCGACTGTTTCATTATCTGTATTCCTGTTGTTCTGCCTCTTATAGTGATTTAAAAGGTGTCATTTACCCTCATCATACTTACAAAATTCACTATAGTGCCACCGTTTTTTCTCTCTAAAGATACATTTAGTACCGCAAAATAAGGAAGAAAATGTGATGAAGTACTATAATATTGCAACGAATAACTTATCTCTATAGAAAAATAGTTACTGGTTTACTCCCATTTAATATTTCATCACGCTCTATTACCATTTTATCACATACTGCTATCGTTCGTCACTTAATCACAACCTCCATTCTTGCTTCGCGTATACTTCTTCAAGCACCCCAATACTAACCAACAAGGAAAACAATGAAAGCTATCAACTCACTTACCAAAGTATTCGGATTTCTGTTGATCTCAGTAATATTTATGACAGCAACAGAAATTGCGGAAGCACAAATGAAATCTGATATAATTCAATATGTATTGAAGAGCGATTCAAAAGCATTGTCGACTGCTCTATCGAACGGAGCAGATGTAAACCAGCAAACAAAAGTAGGAAATACTCCCCTCATGATTGCAGCTAAAATTGGTGATCGCCTGACAATTGAGGCACTTCTATCCAATGATGCTAACGTTAACTTACGTAATGACGCAGGAGCAACAGCACTCATGATTGCAGCAAAATATAACAATTCCCATATTGTTACTGCACTGCTTGATAACGGAGCTGATCCAACGATTAAAAATAATGATGGACATACCGCCTCTAGTTTTGCCAAGGCTTACAAACGATCTGAAATTTTTGCTCAGCTAAAATTAGCTGAACAAAACTTCATTGCTCAAAAGTAAAATATGTCGAACATGAATAATAACATATTCCAAATTGAAAATAAGAAAAGCCTTCCATACAAAATGGAAGGCTTTTTATATTGGTTCCATATTTTAGCAGCTGCTGTGGTACTATCAAATGATGCGGAATGCTTGATATACAATATACAATACCACTAGATATACCATCGAGCCTGTCTTTAACCAATAGAGTAGGTGATAGTTCTAAAGAATCGAGATAACTTAGCTTGATCAGCAACTCCGGTCGCCAGCTAAAGGTTTAAAACTAAGATTTATGGAGTTAAATTTTTGTATAAAGGTGCGAAAAGATACACTTATGTACAAAAACGCATACACTTATAAATAAATGTATGTAAACTTGTGCACATGTATGTATCAGAAAAAAATAATGCCATAAATGTCTTTAAAAAGCATGGCGGCATACTCAGAACTTCAGAAGCTCTGGCTGAGGGTATATACCGACAATCCGTATTATTGAGTCTTTTAACGGGAGCTTCCAAGACGAATGCTTGAACCTGCACTGGTTCCTTTCTCTTGTCGATGCTCGCGGGAAGATTGAGACCTGGAAGACCGAATATAACTCCTTCCGTCCGCACAGCTAACTAGGAGATGTAACCCCGAATGAGCACATTCAGAAACATCAAATAATGACCTATTCTCTACTTTTGACTGGGTAAATTACGGGGAGGGGCTCATAAACATTAGGTCTTGAACCAGACAAATCTGCAATCAATTATTCAGATTTTCTTATATGTTTTAAGATCACGTCGGTAATCCGATCTTGATGTTCAATATCATCTGCTCGTATCCCATCTATTTCTGCACAGCAACTGAAACTTATGCAAAAAGAGCTTGTCTCCAAACTTGAGTATCCCTTAAGAATAGAACTAATAGAAACCTTGTACCAGACCAGAAGGAGGGCTTTAAATTTGGCTAACCATACAAAACAAAAAAGCCGCTAACTCTTTGCGAGATAGCGGCTTATAATAATGCGATCCGGACGAGACTCGAACTCGCGACCTCCTGCGTGACAGGCAGGCGTTCTAACCAACTGAACTACCGGACCAAAGAGCTCCAAATATAACTACCTTATCGCACACATGTCAAGCTCTAATTTTATTTTCTTTAATGCTTTTGGTTGACTCATATAAATTAGTTACCATTTAAAAAATGGATAACATACTGCTTATGTATCAACCGACATTTATAGAAGTTTCTCACGACATTAGTGTCGAAGTAAAACCGGTTTACCTGGAACAGGAGTCGAGTCCTGTGTCCAATAAACATGTCTTTGCTTATTTTATCTCTATAAACAACTTAGGATCGCGAACCGTAAAGTTGCTCCGCCGGCATTGGCTTATTGAAGACTCTATTGGCGAAACGCACGAGATAGACGGGGAAGGAGTTATCGGACAAAAACCCACTATCCCACCAGATGGTGAGCATTCCTATAACAGTTTCTGTGTGCTAAATTCGTATAAGGGCAGTATGAAGGGATTTTATACCATGCAGACTATGGATGACCAGGTTTTAAAAGTACGCATTCCAAAATTCCTGCTGATTTCACACCTGTTGAATTAAACTATTGGTCAAAAATAAAAGGAGGACCGTAAGTATCAGTTACGGCCCTCTGTCGGGATGGTGATGGGATGTATTAGGGATACAGTGTATTAACTATCCAAAGACGTTTCTATTGCCTTTAAAATTTCATCACTTTCAGGTTTTGTATCACTGCGAAAACGATGGACTAACTCCCCGTCTTTTCCAATCAAAAATTTCTCGAAATTCCACTTAATCTCGCCGGTAAAATCGGGGTTTGAAGCCGTTGTGAGGTATTTAAACAGAGGATGCTGATCTTCACCCTTAACCGAAATTTTTGAAAACAACGGGAACCCTACATCGTAATTCACATTGCAAAATTGCTTTATTTCCTCGTCACTGCCCGGTTCCTGACCTCCAAAATTGTTCGCGGGAAAGCCCAAAACCTCAAACCCCTGATCGTTATACTTCTCATAAATATTTTGCAACCCCTCGTACTGGGGAGTAAAACCACATTCAGACGCCGTATTAACAATAAGCAGTACCTTCCCTTCATACTTTTGAAGAGGTGTTACCTCGCCGTCAATGTTTGTAGGTTCAAATTCATATACAGAAGTATTATTTTCACCCATAAACGAAAAAGTAAGCATGAATAAGGTTATCAGTAATCCGAGAGATTTCATAGATTGTAAGCTGTTGTTTTATTTAATGTAACTGAACATATAAATGTAAATTTATGAATAATCATTCCCTAAATGATTGTCCAATGATACGATCTTTTTTAGTTATTTGCCTAACGGCGGGAATTATATCTGCTCTACAGACCAATGCCAGGGCACAGATGTTTTCTATGGATAATGACCGCTCCTCTTTATCTCGCATAACATCTGAGGTATATCTCGGTTTAGAGCCTACCACAGTAACGTACCAGGGAGATGAATCTGTTGAACTGCCCGGACAGTTTAACTATGATGCTCCGATTATTCGTGTCGGCTATAACGGCCGCAGCCTCAACCTTTTTATGGGGGCTGGCGGAGAAATTACCGGAAGCGATAATGTAGGTTATTTTGATGTGGGCGGAAATATAAATTACGGGTTTCCACTCTATGCTACTGAAGAAGTGCTTATCCAACTGCCCATACAAATCGCCTCCAGATATGTAAATATTACCAATAGTCAGAATGTTGCTACCCTGGATCGTTTCCGCTTTGGCAGCCTTACGGCCGGCACCGGTATCAAAGCAATGGTTCGTCCTACTCAGAAAGTACGTCTGCAGGCCGGAGCAGTGCCGGCTTATGGCTTTTCGTTTGCTTCCGGAGGACTTTTTGGCGGATCATTAGGATCACTCGCATTGAATGGACGGCTTTATCTCGACCGGCTATTTAATAATAATATAGGCTTAAGTTTCGGATACATGTACGAGCTTCGCAACTATAATGTGGAGGAAGAAAGATATGACTACCGGATAAAAGGACACAGCCTTCAACTGGGAATTACTTTTTAAATCAGCGGCATGAAGACGGAAAAACTACTTTTAGAACTGGAACAGCTGGTAGAACAATCGGGCTACGCCATACGTAAAGAAAAAGGTACCTTTAGAGGTGATTCCTGTGTAATGGAAGGAGAAAAGCTGGTAGTTTTAAATAAAAAAAAGCCTGAACAACAACAGGTGGGGCTTTTAGCCCGAGTACTCCAGGATCAATCCCTGCAGGATATCTATATTAAACCAGCAGTACGAAAACACCTGGAAGAACTGTGGGATCGCTTCGAACGATTTAAGGATCAGGAAATTGAAGAGCTAGATATAGATTTGGAAGAATGAAATTAACTTTCTTAGGAACCGGTACCTCAATGGGCGTCCCAGTGGCCGGCGGTTTTGGCAAGGAACGGCTGGATGGGGATCCCCGGAATGTACGATGGCGCTGCTCGGCCTGGATAGAAACAGATGAGTCATCTATCGTTATAGATACCGGACCCGAATTTCGCCTGCAAAGCATCCGCTCGGGTCTTTCCCATATAGATCTGGTACTGATTACCCACGAACACATGGACCATATCTCGGGACTGGATGATCTTCGGCCTTTTTGCTATGAGCAAAACCAAAGTATTCCTGTTTATGCCGGGAAAAAATGTCTCCACGCCATTCGCAAGCGGTTTGACTATATGTTCGGCCCTAACCGGTATCCTGGAGCAACTTCCCTGGATCTTCAGGAGGTCCCCGATTCATTTACCTTTCGGGATCTGGAAATTACTCCTCTGCCCGCTACTCATGGAAAAATAAATGTGCTGGGCTACCGGGTTAATGACCTTTCTTACCTCACGGATGTAAACGCCATCCCGGATGCTACCAAAAGAAAAATTGTGGGATCCAAAATGCTGGTCCTCGACGGACTGCGATGGAAGCCCGAACACCCAACCCATATGACCATTCCCCAAGCCGTATCCGTAGCTGAGGAGCTTGAAGTTCCCCAAACCTACCTTATCCACATGAACTCTTCTGTTAATCACAGCAAGAGCAATGAACGCCTTCCCGATCACGTTCAGCTTGCGTATGATCAGTTAACGGTAGAAATATAGATAGGAATCCCTCAGCTATAAATATTTTTTGTTTTTATCCTCTTCCTTCAGCTGATTTACAATCTGCTTGACTCCCTGCGCCTCATTTAAATTACACACTAAAATAGCCTGGTCGGTTTCTACCACTGCCAAATCTTCGACCCCAACGAGCGCAATCATCTTGTCACTATTGCTCTGAACAAGGTTATTTTTGGATTTGGTAATAGTAATATGTTCGGCTTCAATGACATTACCATTATTATCCTTCTCCCTCAAATCATACACGGCATTCCAGCTTCCTACATCACTCCATCCGAAAGAGCCGGGAACCACATATACACTTTCCGACTGTTCCATAATGCCGTAGTCAATTGAGATAGATGGACAGGCATGATAAAATTGATCAATGGCTTCTTTCTGCTTCTCACTGCCTATAGCGGGAGCAAGCGCATCTATCTGCTCACTTATTTCCGGCAGATGCTTTTTAAACTCATCCAGAATGGTTGTCGCACTCCACACAAACATCCCGCTGTTCCATAAGAAATTTCCCGAACTAATGAATTGCCGAGCGGTTTGCAAGTCGGGTTTCTCCCGAAACTGCTTAACTTTTCTTACTTCTTTTTGCTCATGCATCTCCGACTGTTCTGTATCAAACTCTATATATCCGTATCCTGTTTCCGGCCGATTGGGTTCTATGCCTATCGTAACCAGGTTATTCCCTTCCCTTGCTTTGGCATTCGCGGCTTTTAGTACCTTGCGAAACTTCTCCGGATGCCGGACAAGGTGATCCGCCGGAAGCACCGCCAAGGTAGCGTCAGGATCTTCTTCCTGAATTAAAGCAGCAGCCAGAGCCACGCAAGGGGCTGTATTTTTAGCAACGGCCTCACCAATGATATTTTTTGGGGGAACTTCAGGAAGCTGCTTGTTAACCAAATCGACATAGCGATCGTTGGTTATAACCCACAGGCGTTCAGCCGGGATAAGCTCCTTAATCCGGTCTGCAGTAGTCTGTAACATGGTTTGGTCGCCAAACAGGTTTAAAAACTGCTTGGGATGCTTTTTAGTGCTTTTGGGCCAAAAACGCGTACCGGATCCCCCGGCCATTATTACTGCATAAAACATGACTGATAAACTATTTTTGATATCAAAATTTACTATCGGAAAGGTACTTAAAAATGCGATGAGAGTGAAAAAGTCATCTCCTCATTCCGGAAAGCCCGCTGCGCGCCGTACTTTACTGAGCGTAAAGCTGAATGTAGAACCTACATTGGGTGTGCTTTCAATAAAAAACTCCTCTCCGTGGGCTTCCATTATGTGCTTAACAATAGCCAGTCCCAGTCCGGTACCCCCTTTTTCTCGCGATCGTGACTTATCAATGCGGAAAAAGCGTTCGGTGACACGCTCGATATACTGCTGCTCAATCCCGATACCGGTATCCTGAACATAAACCAATACCTTGTCTTCGTCCCTGGAAAACGGTTTTTCGCCTATGGTTACGCTTCCTTCCGGCACATTATATTTGATTGCATTTTCAATAAGATTTATAAGCACCTGCTTAATCTGATTTTGGTCGGCACTTACGATAATATCCTTATCAAATCCTTCTTTTTGCAACGTAATGTTCTCTTTTTGTGCTTTATATTGTAGATTTTCAACGGTATCATCCACAATTTTTCGAAGGTTAATATCCTGTACTTCGGATTTCAATTCTCCGGTTTCGAGCTTGGAGATCTCCATCAAATCTTTGGTTAAGAAAATCAGGCGATTAACATTTCGCATCGCCTTTTTCAAAAACTTCCGGTTTACCTCTTCGTCATCAATGGCCCCGTTAAGCAGTGTTTCTATAAATCCCTGGATGGCAAAAATAGGGGTTTTAAGCTCATGCGAAATGTCTCCGATAAATTCCTTGCGATAGTTCTCAATACGGTTAAGACGCTGGATCTCACGCTCGATAGTCTTACTGGCCCGAATAGACTGGGTAATTACATAATCTAATTCATCTCGGTTTTCGGAGGTGAAGTCCGAATAATCCTCAAAACGTTTACGGGCAATACTTCTGGTTATTTGATTTAACTGCTCCATACGACGAAACTGGAGCCTGTAACTCACATAATAGACCAATCCAAATGTTAACAGGATAAGGATCAGGTTGAAGAGAAGGAGAGTAACCAAGGCGGGAGTAAAGAAAAGATAACCCAATCCAAAACCCACTACTCCCACAGCTAAAGCCGAGCCAAGTGCAATTTTAAAAGAGAGGCGGGATGATTTTTTAAATGGAGCCTTCTTCATTCCTTATTCCTTAAAGCGATATCCGACACCTTTTACGGTTTCAATATATTCATCTCCCAGCTTTTTGCGAATTTTTCGAACATGCACATCTACCGTTCGATCAACCACGTATACATTATCACCCCAAACGTGATTCAGGAGTGTCTGGCGATCCATTACTTTTCCTTTTCGGCTGGCCAGGAAGTAAAGCAGTTCAAATTCCTTGCGGGGCAGCTGAAATTCTTCGTCTGCCTGGGTTACGATATAACGATCTTTATCAATAGTAATGTCGTGTACATTTATCTTATCTTGATCTTCAATAGCCGTCTCCTCAAAACGGCGCAATACGGCTTTTATGCGTGATATGAGCTTTGTGGTACTGATCGGCTTGGTTATATAGTCATCGCCGCCTTTATCAAGCCCTTCGATCTCCGTTTTTTCATCTCCCCGGGCTGTTAGAAAGATCACAGGAATACGCTTGAGCTGTCTGTCATCGCGAATTCGCTCTACCACTTCCAGCCCATCCATTTTGGGCATCATTATATCAAGCAGGATTAAGTCAGGCTGGTGTTTTCGAGCAACTTCAATTCCTTCCTGACCATCTTCAGCCTTTAGGACATCAAATCCTTCTTTTTTTAGGTTGTATTCAATGAGATCAAGCAAGTCCTTCTCATCATCAACCACTAAAATATTTTTCTTAGACACGGGCAAATAGTTAATTTCAATATTTAATTTATGTAAGCAGAATATTACCGAACCTTTATCTGCTTAATAGTACAAAGGGCCCGTCTAATATTAAACCCATTGGCTGTTAAATAATTGTTACGTATTAAGCTGGGCAAGTGCCCGTTTAACCAGTTCTTGTACGTTTTCGGCAGATTGTCCATTTTTTACAGCCATACCAACAGCCTTTTCAGAGTCGCGTTTTTTAAACCCGAGCGACTGCAGGGCAGAAATAGCTTCCTGTTTCAAATCGCCTGAAACAGCAGAAGAAGAAGTGTAAGTCGCATCCACCATTTCCGAAACCTTATCCTTAAGCTCAAGGATCATCCGTTCTGCCGTCTTTTTCCCAATTCCTTTAATCTGGGAAAGAGTTCCTTTGTCCTTCTGCACGATAGCGCCTGTTATTTCTTCTGCGGGCAAACCCGAAAGAATGGTTAGTCCCAGTTTAGGTCCTACCCCCTTAACCGTAATCAAAAGCTCAAATAGATCCTTCTCGTTTTGGCCTAAAAAGCCAAACAACCGCTGATCATTATCCGTTATATGATGATGGACCAATAACTCCGCTTCTTCACCTTTAGCGGGCAGCTCGTCCAGAGTCTGTGTGGAAATTTCTAACAGATAGCCAACATCATGAACATCCAAAACAAGCTGGTTTGCTGCCTTACTGTGTACAATACCTTTTAAATATGCAATCATAAAATATTAAGAACGTATCCGATCGGGATTATTAGCGACAAAGCTTTCCCAACTGGATTTACTATTATTCTGATGGGTTTTGTTCTGAGATTTGGGGATATCATTCTGAATACTGTTTTGCTTCATCAGGTGGCACCACGCTACCGCAAGCGCATCCGTGGCATCTTTTGAAAGTTTTTCCCCCGGAAGTTTCACCATCTTACGAAGCATAAAAGCGACCTGTTCCTTGCTTGCATTCCCGTTGCCGGTAATCGATTTTTTTACCTGCTTAGGATAGTATTCCGTAACTGAAATGTCATGGTTGGTAATAGCCAGCATGGCTGCAGCCTGGGCCCGTCCAAGTTTGAGCATCGCCTGGGGATCAACGCCATAAATGGGCGTTTCTACAGCACAGGAGGTAGGGTTAAAAGAAGAAACTATTTTAGAAACCTTATCAAAAATATACTGTAACCGATCGGAATGGTCATCCATCGTAGCCATATTTATAGTATCGCAACGCAGTGCAATAAGCTTGCCCTTTTGCCTGGTAAGAATAGCAAAGCCCGTGGTACGTGATCCGGGATCTATACCTAAAATGATATTTTCTGCCATACCCATATTTTAATGACGGTTCATTAAAATATAACAGATTAGCATCACCATTCCATATTTAGCCAAATAAAAAAGTCCCGGCGGGTTACCACCGGGACTTCAAGGGTATCTATGCTTAGAATGCTACTTGGTAAGGGTTGGTTGCGTTCGCATTTTCTTAAAAAAACTTACAATTCTTTGATGACCAAATTTTGCTGCCAGGGTTAAGGCAGTATTACCATTTTCATCCTCAATTGTTGGATCTGCATGGTGAGACAATAGCTTTTCAACCACCTGCAGCTGACCTGTTTCAGCTGCTATTATTAACGCGGTTTTTCCTTCCTTATTGTGCAAATTAATATCCGGGTCGTGAGACAGGATAATATCCAAAATGCGATGATTTCCTATCTCCGTAGCAACCATCAGTGGAGTATTACCTTGCTTATCTCGTTTATTTACGTCAACATCATCAGAAAGCAGCACGTTTATACTGGTATAATCGATGCTTCGGATGGCTTCAAATATATTCTCCTTGATCTGATCTGTGTTAGAATTAGCCTTTGCACCACTAACCCATAGCAGGCTTAGGGCGGTGATTAAGAATAATCCTTTTAATATTTTCATTATTTTTATAAAATTTATTTTATTATCAGTTAATTAGATATTAATTATTGCTCTACTTAGAGCGATGCAAAGATACGCACTTTCTGCAGCGAAAGTTACGGTACAAAAGTACTTTCCTAATAACTAGAAAGGGTTAGTACAGGTAGGATCCTCTCCTTACTTATTAACGAAAATTCTATATATTCATTAATTCCTTTGGCAGCCACCACTATATTCCCAAAGTTGTAAATAACATAGCTAGCCCGGAATATGAAGGGATGATGAAGGAGGAATTTTTATGTGCGCAGAGCTTTATTAGTCAATAAAAATTATACTCTCAGTAATTGATATTCTCGCTCTTTTAAGCGCTGGCTGGGACTTTTTATATAATCCCCCCCCACCTAATAAGACATTGACTTATTCAACGAATAAGTAATGCGGGGAAGGTACGATATACAATAAAAGCCTATTATTTCTTGGGCTTATTGAAATTCTTGAAAAGTGCCAATTCTTGAAAAGTAATCCCGGGCCACTTCCATTACTTTCGGCGCTAAAATCAATCCGGACACCATAGTTGGTATAGCCATCAAAGCGAACATCCCATCGATAAGATCGATAACCGCTCCAATAGAGGCAATAGAGCCAAAAACAATGGATCCCACATAAAAATAATTGTACCAGTGTTGTCGTTCAGCCCCGATTAAAAATCCCAGGCACTTGGTGCCATAATACGAGTATGTAAGCATAGAACTTATGGAAAAAAAGAGTACGCATATTACCAGTAAATAGGTACCGACGGTAGGCAGGGCTTCGTTAAATGCATTGAGAGTAAGGGTGACACCATTAGCTTCCGTAGATTTCCACACCCCCGTTACCAAAATAGCCAGAGCTGTCATCGTGCAAGTTATAATTGTATCGATAGCTGGACCGAGCATAGCGACGAGGCCTTCCCGTACGGGCTCCTTAGTTTTAGCAGCTCCGTGGGCAAGGGCCTCGGTACCGAGGCCAGCCTCGTTGGAAAATACGCCGCGCTGAATACCTATTACAATTAAGGAGCCAACCGCTCCCCCCATCACTGATTTTCCCGTAAAAGCATCGGTAACAATCAGTCCCAGGTAATAGGGGATTTCGGCTATATGAGAAACTAAAATAGCAATCACACATCCTACGTAAATAACCACCATAGCAGGAACCAACCGTGATGTAACTTTTCCGATCCGTTTAATGCCCCCGAAAATGACGAAAGAGACAAGGACTACAAGCACCAGCCCGGTAATCAGATCTCCTCCCATATGGGCATTTTCAGCCACCCATCCCTGGGGAATATAAATACTGTCACGCAGTATTTGTGTCAGCTGATTTGCCTGAAAAATGGGCAGCGGACCAAAAATACCGGCAACAGCAAACAACATAGCCAGCGGTTTCCATTTTTTACCGAGTCCCTCTGTTATTACGTACATGGGGCCTCCCTGTATTTTTCCTGCTGTATCCTTTCCACGATATAAAATAGCAAGCGTACAGGTAAAAAATTTCGTCGCCATCCCTACAAAGGCGCTTACCCACATCCAAAAGAGTGCGCCAGGCCCACCCATGAAGATTGCGACTGCAACCCCGCTGATATTTCCCATCCCAACGGTAGCAGCAAGAGCACTGGAAAGGGCTTCAAAGTGAGAAATATCTCCCGGATCATCAGGATTATCATATTTCCCCCGCAATATTTCGAGCGCATGAAAAAAGAATTTAAAAGGAGCAAAGCGGGAGTAGACCATAAAGAAAAGTCCACCACCGACTAACAGATACACCAGCGGCATACCCCACATAAAACTTGAAAATGCAGCCAGATACTCTTCAATAAGTTTCAGAACGGATACCTCGTGTGAATTTAATTAAATGCTTAACGGTGCGAATATACTAATTAGAACGGCTAAAAAAGATAAAATCGGTTGCAGGTGGTGTGATTCCTGCATTTCGCAACAAAACGGCGATCTGTGCACGGTGATGCTGCCCATGGATAATAAGATGTTGCAAAATATCCGATAAGGGGGTTTCAAAAGCTTTGCCCTTAGAATTCTGATAGGCAATTAGCTTTTCTAATGATGAGCGATTATTCTCAATTAATAATTTCCATTCTTCGGAAAGCGTTTTTAGCTTTTGAAGTCCTTCCGATAATCCATAGTCTGGCCAAATATCCAGCTCATCAGTAGATTGGCCTTTAATTCGATTATACCATACTTCCTGCGCGCCGGCAATATGGCTGTAATAAGCTATGGCTTCATCAGCTTCAGGAAAATTCAAATTATCCTGCAACGTCAACAATATTTGGTCATTTGCCCAGATATCATAAGAGTACAATCGCAAAAAATGATCAGCCGCATCCATAGGACCTGTTTTCAGTATCAAAATAACTTTATAAAATCATATCAGAATCATTGCTATTATACAAATTTTGAAGTAGATATTTGGGAGACTATTTTAAGGTATCTAATCAAAAAGAAATTGAATCAATAAATTATGCTGTTAGCACTGGATATCGGAAACAGTAATATCGTCATAGGAGTATCTGACGAAAATAAATGGGTGCATCAATGGCGCATTCAAACGGATGACGATAAAACTGCTCACGAATATGCCGTACTGATGGGCAGTTTGTTTAAAGAAGTGGACCTGAATTACCCCCACTTCAGCCGCATTATCATTGGTAGTGTTGTTCCCCAGCTTGCCCAAACTATTCGTGATGTCTTTAGTAACCGATCAAATGTGGACCCGCTAATTCTAAACGGAGATATTGAAACCGGTATCGAAA harbors:
- a CDS encoding sensor histidine kinase, with protein sequence MKKAPFKKSSRLSFKIALGSALAVGVVGFGLGYLFFTPALVTLLLFNLILILLTFGLVYYVSYRLQFRRMEQLNQITRSIARKRFEDYSDFTSENRDELDYVITQSIRASKTIEREIQRLNRIENYRKEFIGDISHELKTPIFAIQGFIETLLNGAIDDEEVNRKFLKKAMRNVNRLIFLTKDLMEISKLETGELKSEVQDINLRKIVDDTVENLQYKAQKENITLQKEGFDKDIIVSADQNQIKQVLINLIENAIKYNVPEGSVTIGEKPFSRDEDKVLVYVQDTGIGIEQQYIERVTERFFRIDKSRSREKGGTGLGLAIVKHIMEAHGEEFFIESTPNVGSTFSFTLSKVRRAAGFPE
- a CDS encoding response regulator transcription factor, with translation MSKKNILVVDDEKDLLDLIEYNLKKEGFDVLKAEDGQEGIEVARKHQPDLILLDIMMPKMDGLEVVERIRDDRQLKRIPVIFLTARGDEKTEIEGLDKGGDDYITKPISTTKLISRIKAVLRRFEETAIEDQDKINVHDITIDKDRYIVTQADEEFQLPRKEFELLYFLASRKGKVMDRQTLLNHVWGDNVYVVDRTVDVHVRKIRKKLGDEYIETVKGVGYRFKE
- a CDS encoding mannose-1-phosphate guanylyltransferase — encoded protein: MFYAVIMAGGSGTRFWPKSTKKHPKQFLNLFGDQTMLQTTADRIKELIPAERLWVITNDRYVDLVNKQLPEVPPKNIIGEAVAKNTAPCVALAAALIQEEDPDATLAVLPADHLVRHPEKFRKVLKAANAKAREGNNLVTIGIEPNRPETGYGYIEFDTEQSEMHEQKEVRKVKQFREKPDLQTARQFISSGNFLWNSGMFVWSATTILDEFKKHLPEISEQIDALAPAIGSEKQKEAIDQFYHACPSISIDYGIMEQSESVYVVPGSFGWSDVGSWNAVYDLREKDNNGNVIEAEHITITKSKNNLVQSNSDKMIALVGVEDLAVVETDQAILVCNLNEAQGVKQIVNQLKEEDKNKKYL
- the ruvA gene encoding Holliday junction branch migration protein RuvA; this encodes MIAYLKGIVHSKAANQLVLDVHDVGYLLEISTQTLDELPAKGEEAELLVHHHITDNDQRLFGFLGQNEKDLFELLITVKGVGPKLGLTILSGLPAEEITGAIVQKDKGTLSQIKGIGKKTAERMILELKDKVSEMVDATYTSSSAVSGDLKQEAISALQSLGFKKRDSEKAVGMAVKNGQSAENVQELVKRALAQLNT
- a CDS encoding glutathione peroxidase is translated as MLTFSFMGENNTSVYEFEPTNIDGEVTPLQKYEGKVLLIVNTASECGFTPQYEGLQNIYEKYNDQGFEVLGFPANNFGGQEPGSDEEIKQFCNVNYDVGFPLFSKISVKGEDQHPLFKYLTTASNPDFTGEIKWNFEKFLIGKDGELVHRFRSDTKPESDEILKAIETSLDS
- a CDS encoding ankyrin repeat domain-containing protein; the protein is MKILKGLFLITALSLLWVSGAKANSNTDQIKENIFEAIRSIDYTSINVLLSDDVDVNKRDKQGNTPLMVATEIGNHRILDIILSHDPDINLHNKEGKTALIIAAETGQLQVVEKLLSHHADPTIEDENGNTALTLAAKFGHQRIVSFFKKMRTQPTLTK
- the ruvC gene encoding crossover junction endodeoxyribonuclease RuvC, yielding MAENIILGIDPGSRTTGFAILTRQKGKLIALRCDTINMATMDDHSDRLQYIFDKVSKIVSSFNPTSCAVETPIYGVDPQAMLKLGRAQAAAMLAITNHDISVTEYYPKQVKKSITGNGNASKEQVAFMLRKMVKLPGEKLSKDATDALAVAWCHLMKQNSIQNDIPKSQNKTHQNNSKSSWESFVANNPDRIRS
- a CDS encoding ankyrin repeat domain-containing protein produces the protein MKAINSLTKVFGFLLISVIFMTATEIAEAQMKSDIIQYVLKSDSKALSTALSNGADVNQQTKVGNTPLMIAAKIGDRLTIEALLSNDANVNLRNDAGATALMIAAKYNNSHIVTALLDNGADPTIKNNDGHTASSFAKAYKRSEIFAQLKLAEQNFIAQK
- a CDS encoding MBL fold metallo-hydrolase translates to MKLTFLGTGTSMGVPVAGGFGKERLDGDPRNVRWRCSAWIETDESSIVIDTGPEFRLQSIRSGLSHIDLVLITHEHMDHISGLDDLRPFCYEQNQSIPVYAGKKCLHAIRKRFDYMFGPNRYPGATSLDLQEVPDSFTFRDLEITPLPATHGKINVLGYRVNDLSYLTDVNAIPDATKRKIVGSKMLVLDGLRWKPEHPTHMTIPQAVSVAEELEVPQTYLIHMNSSVNHSKSNERLPDHVQLAYDQLTVEI
- the apaG gene encoding Co2+/Mg2+ efflux protein ApaG — encoded protein: MDNILLMYQPTFIEVSHDISVEVKPVYLEQESSPVSNKHVFAYFISINNLGSRTVKLLRRHWLIEDSIGETHEIDGEGVIGQKPTIPPDGEHSYNSFCVLNSYKGSMKGFYTMQTMDDQVLKVRIPKFLLISHLLN